One Paenibacillus sp. SYP-B4298 genomic window, CTCTTCCCGGTCGCACAGGAGAGGCAACAGGGGCGACGGTACATCCGGCAGCACACCTTCGACATTCACTATTTCCCGCGCGGCTTCGACACTGGCGGTGCGGGAGCGGCGAACGAGGAGATGCATTGGCTGTCCGACACACTGTATGACGTAATGGAGTACATCGACTGCAATGGTCTGATCCGCGGTACAGGGATGCGGCATGAGATTGTGGACGGGGTGCTTCATTTTTTTGTGTCGTATGAGCTTCACCTTCTACGGCAGCGGCCTGCGTCTCCCCCGATGGAGCGGATGGACATGAAGCAAGAACTGAAATATGAAAGGGGCGGTTGAGATGTCTAAGAAGCAAGAGGCAGCGCAGCCGGTAGCCGAGCAGCCTGCGGACATGCCGGAGCCGCAGTATGCCCTGCGGCAATATCTTCGGTCGGAGACGTACAAGGCCGACCGGGATATTGTGGCGGCGCTGCTTGACGAGGGGCAACTATACACGCCTGCCGAGGTGCAGGCAGTGATTGAACGATTCAAAAAACAGGAGGCGATTTAATTGGCAGGTGGCACATGGACCAGTCAGAACAAAGTGAGACCAGGCGTCTACATCAACATGAACAGCGCGCCACAGACGCTAGGGACAGCGGGCGATCGGGGGATTACCGCAATTGCGCTGCAATTGCCCTGGGGAGCGGCGCAACAGATTGTAAGCATCACCGCAGGTCAAGATGTCCGGGATGTGCTGGGCTACGATTTGACGGCGCCGCAACTGCTGCTGGTACGCGAGGCGCTCAAGCGTGCGCAGACCCTGCTGCTGTATCGCCTGAATACAGGCACCAAAGCAACAGCGACCCACAGTGGGCTCACGATCACGGCACAGCACGGCGGGAGCCGTGGGAACAGCCTGAGCATTGTGATTCAGGCCAGTATCGACCAACCTGGCAAATACGAGGTGTACACGCTGCTGGATGGTGTGGAGGTGGACAAGCAGATCGTTGGAGTGGTGGCCGACCTGCAGCCTAATGCCTGGGTTACATTCGCGGGTACTGCGGATCTGGAGGCGACAGCGGGTGTGCCGCTGACAGGTGGGGCAGACGGCACGATCACCAATGCAGATCATACCGCGTTTCTTGCGGCGTTGGAGCTGCATGTTTTCAACACGGTGGCGTTGGTCAGCACAGATAATGCGCTCAAGGCGGTGTATGCGGCATTCGTGCGCCGACTTCGCGAGGACGAGGGGGCAAAGGTGCAGGCAGTGTTGGAGAATTACCCTACCGCCGACTATGAGGGTGTCATTAGCTTGAAGAACGGTGTCATTCTGTCGGACGGCACGACACTGACGGCGGCACAGGCTACGGCATGGGTAGCCGGAGCAACTGCTGGGGCTGCCAGCAATGCCTCCTTGACCTACCAGGCCTATGACGATGCGGTGGATGTGGCCACGCGATACACCAACAGCCAGATTGAGGCGGCGCTGCGGGCGGGCGAGTTCGTGTTTACCCCGAACAACAACCGGGCGGTGGTCGAGCAGGACATTAACTCTCTGACCAGCTTCACGCCGGACAAGGCTAGGGCGTTTAGCAAAAACCGTGTCATCCGGGTGCTGGACAGCATCGCAAATGACATCAAGCGGATTTTTGAAACGTTCTATCTCGGCAAACTCGACAACAATCCCGACGGGCGCAGCCTGCTGAGTAACGAGATTGTCAACTATCTGCAAAATCTGCAGGCGATCGCAGCGATACAAAACTTTGACCCGCAGATGGATGTGTCCGTCACACAAGGCACAACGTCAGACAGCGTCTATGTCGAGGTCAGCGTGCAGCCAGTCGATGCTGTGGAAAAAGTCTACATGAAAGTGACGGTGGTCTAATATGAGTTTTCTGCACGCTAGAGACACGATTTCTGGGCAGGAGGGCAAAGCTTTCATCACGCTCAACAACGTAGTGGAAGAATTGTTCTACGTCAAAAGCCTGGAGGCATCAGTAGAGAAGGACAAGCAGGAGATACGAACGCTTGGCAAACGGGGCGTTCAACATAAAGCAACGGGTTGGAGCGGTACGGGCAGCATGACGATCTACTACGTGACGTCCTATTTCCGAAATTTGATGTACGATTACATCCAGTCAGGTAAGGATGTTTATTTCGACATTACGGTGATAAATGAAGATCCGTCATCGTCTATTGGCAAGCAGGAAGTTGTCCTTATGGGGTGCAATCTGGATTCCGTCATTATCGCGCAGCTCGATACAGAGAGCAGCGCGATGGAGGAGGAAGTCAGCTTCACCTTCTCGGATATATTTATCAAAGAGCCGTTTAAAGCTCCATCGACCAACTAATTCAAAAACAAATTTACGGAGGTATATATCATGAGTGATTTGCAAGCATTTTTCGCGCAGAATGCGGCGGTAGAGACAACGGAGGAATTCATCGTATCCCCACGTTTCAAGGATAAGTCCGGCAAGCCGATCCCTTGGAAGCTCCGCAGCATGACACAGGATGAAAATGAGGAGATCCGCAAATCGGTCACTAAGAGGACAAAAGGCAAGCGGGGCGTATATCAGACGGAGACTGATCCGCACGAGTACATTACTCGCCTGACCGTAGCAAGCGTCGTATACCCGCCGCTAAAGGACGCCGATCTGCAGAAGTCTTACGGTGTCCTTGGAGCAGATAAATTGTTATCCAAAATGCTTCTACCGGGCGAGTATTCAGAGCTTGTGCAGCGGGTTCAGGAGCTGAACGGCTTTGAACAGGAAATGAACGAACTGGTGGACGAGGTAAAAAACTGATTGAGGAGGGCGACGGAGACGCAAATTATGCGTACTATGCTCTCCACGAACTGCACATATTGCCACATGAGCTGATGGCCATGTCCCGATACGAGCGGGCGGCCATCTATGCCATGATCAATATCCGAATTGAGAAGGAGCGGCAAGCCACCGCCCGGGCCAAGAAGAAAAAGTAAGGGAGGCGTATCGTTATGGCGACGATCGGAGCAAGCCTGCGGCTGTATGATCAGATTACGGATACGCTGACCCGGGCGGAGCAGGGTGTCCAGTCGCTTATTACTGCTGCTGAGCGACTGAATGCAGTGGCGCAGCGCCCCATCGAGATACGGATGGATACTGGACGGGCTATGGCTGAGATCGACGCACTGGAGAGCCGGCTTGCAGATGTGGTTGGCACAACTCAGGTACAGGTAACAGTGGGCGTTGGGGACATCAACCAGCAAATCGGACAGCTTCAGCAGCAACTCCGGTCTGCCTTGGCCGATGCAGTTGTCAGGGTGACGGTTGATGCTGATGCTGCATTGCAGGAGTCGGCTCAACTAAAGGGGCGGCTGGAGACAGAGTTGGCTCCAAGTCTGAAGCCTGTACTAGATCAATCGGGCATCGCAGACCATCTGAGAGCACTAACTGACCGACTCACCCGGGATGCCTCCGGATATACAATGGCGCTGCGAATCACGCTGGATACTGGACAGGCGCTATCGCAGTTGGAGCCGCTCAAGGAGCAATTGATGACCCGATGGGGTACGGTGTCTCTTCGGTTGGAGTTGGATCAGTCCGGCTTGCAGCGTAATCTGGCCGCATTGGAGGACGTGCGAACCGCTGCGGCAGCTCCACTTGTGTTGCGAGCAGACACTGCTGCGGCAGAAGCACAAATTGACGCTCTGCGCGCGCAGCTCGCCGCGGTGACAAGCGGTGCTACCATCCGGGTGACGGTTGGGGCCGAGGATCTGACACAAGAGATTGGCCGCATGCAGCAGCAGCTCCGCAATGCACTATCTTCAGCCGCGGTGCGGGTCACACTGGATAGCAGCGGTGCGCTGCAGGAGGCTGCACGGCTCAGGAGCCAACTGGAGGCGCAGGCAGGCCCCGTGTCTGTCAATGCGCAACTTGATGGCTCACGGGTACAAGCTGAGCTACAAGCCCTCCTTGCGCAACTAGCCAGCAGGGCCTTGGCTATCTCCATCCCGATTCAGCTCGACTCCGCTCAGGCTGTCGCGCAGTTGACTCCCTTGCGCCAGCAATTGACTAGTTTAATCGGCATGATACAAGTTGAGGTCATAGCTAGACTGGATCGGTCTCGCATCTTAGCCGATCTCGCTGCTCTGAGAACACAAGTGAGTCACTCAGTTGCCGCTCTATCACTTGCACTTACTATTGATGCAGCGCAAGCCTTAGCGCAGATAGAGCCAGTCAAGCAGCAGCTTACTGCCCGGCTCGGTACAATCGAGGCGGAACTCAGAATCACTTTGCCAAACACCCTGCAGGAAATGCTAGTTGATTTGCGGCGCCTCGTACTGCAACTGCTACGCAGTGTGCGTCGAATTAGGCAGACGTTGCCGACTGGAGCTGCTCAACAGTTAGCGGCAGCCCTCCAGCGTATTGAGGAATTGGAACGGAGAGTACAGCAACTGCAGGATCAGATCAACAATTCTGTTAACAGGACTCAGGGCAGCACTGGTAATTGGCTTAGCGGGCTCAAGGGTATCCTAGCCACCTATCTATCCATTGCCGGGGCTGCGAAACTACTGTCGGCTACCGTTGGCGCATCGATGGAGCAGCTTAAGATGGAGGACATGTTCAAGGCGCGGACGGGTGACGCTGAAATCGGATCGGCCATGTTCGATAAATTCCGTGCTGAGGCCTTGGCTGCAGGTCAGGATGTTAATGAATACCTGAAGGGCACCCTCTCCTTCTTCTCGGCCACTCAGAACACGGATCAACTCTCGCAGCTCAATAACCTGATGACCCGACTCAACGCTTTTGATAGTGCCGGCAATGGCATCGAGGGGGCTGCTTTTGCGCTCAAAGAAGCCATGTCAGGAGATATTGTATCTTTGGCCGAACGCTTTAACATGTCTAAATCCGATATTCGGAATTTTAAGATAGACGAAATGGGTAAAACGGGGAATATCGAAGGATTCATTGATGCATTTGACAAACTCTTGGAAAAGCAAAAAATGGGTCAAGAAGCCTTTGACACTATGATGGCGAGTCCGGCGAAACAATTAGATATACTGGGCAACAATGTCCGCTCCATGTTTGCTGATGCCGGGGGAGATGCTGTACAAGCCTTACTGCCTCTCATCCAGTTACTTAACGATGCCTTCAAGGAGGGCAAGTTTCAGCCGTTTTTCGACGGCTTGGCAAGTGGTCTGGCAACTGCGGCAGACTGGGTACGCATACTGTACGAGGCGATTGTGCCAGTGTACGATTTCTTCGTCAACAACTGGTCAGCTATCGCCCCAGTAATAGAAGGAGCCGGAGTTGCACTAGCAGCGTTTGTAGTCATCTCGCGGGCTTATGCCATACAACAGGCGATTGCTGCAATTTCGACTGGAACGAGCACCGCTGCAATTTTCTTGCAGACACTAGCCACTAGCGGGCTGGCGGCTGCCTGGGCGACGCTTAACAAGGTCATGAAAGCCAATGTTATTATTTTTATCGTATCCCTCATCATTGGTTTAATCGTCTGGCTGGTAAAGCTATGGCAGACAAATGATACATTTGCCTTGGCCATGGTCAAAGCCTGGCACACCATCCTCAATTTCATGGATCAGGTCCCAATCTTTTTCATGGGAGTTTGGAATGGGATTGTCGACGGAGCTCAAGCAATGAAGGTGGCGACACTCGAAATCTTGGAAGGCTTGATCAACGGATCAATCGATAAGATTAATGATTTTATCGCCGCACTTAACAATATCCCGGGTATCCATCTAGATGCTGTGCAACATGTGTCTTTTGCAGCCGAGGCAGCAGCAGAAGCGGAGGCGCTCCGTCAGGCTGGCGAGGAACGTCTCAACGGCATGCGAGAGAACGCTGCGAAGAGGGCGGCAGAGCGGGAGAAGGAACTCCAAAAATTTGCTGATGATCGAGCAGCCAAGCGAGCCGCCGAGGAAGAGGCGAATAAGAAAAAAAACGCAGCAGAGCCATATGACTTCGGCGCGTGGAATGCTGCCGCGGATGCAAACAAGAACATCGACAAGGTGGGCGAACTCGGCAAGATCAAGGATACGGTGGACATCTCCAGCGAAGACCTCAAGACGATGCGCGACTTGGCCGAGATGAATGCCATTCAGAACTTCGTGACCTTGACCCCAACGGTGAACATCACCACGGGCGACATCCGGAACGGGGTGGATCTCGACACCATGATCGATAAAATCAACGAGGAATTGTTGAAGGAAATCGAGGCCAATTCCAAGGGAGTCTACGATGCTGGCGGCTGATGAAACCGAAAATCTATCATAACGTATTCCCTCCTGTGGCAATCTTTGGTATTATATTCGCATATCAACATGATTCTATAGGAGGGTTTTACTTCATGAGATGGGTCGTAAGTATTATTATGTTTGTTGCGTTATGTATATCAACATTGGGTCTGATTGTGAATGAAAAGTTTGTTATGCTTCTTGTTGTTGATTTAGGAATTATGCTTGCTTGGTGGTTTATAATAACATACTTATCTAATAGAAAGTTGATAAAGAGAGCAGTGTCCGAAGGGGCGATGGACGCATTCATATGCGAACATATTGAAGGACTAGGTATTGGTAAAATGAATTGTGAAATACGAAACTATCCAGATAAAATTGAAATAAAAAGTGTAATCAATGACCACACATTTGTTATTCCCCATGAAAGAATTCGTGCGCTCGAAATCAAAAATGAGCAAGAATTTAAAGATTTAGATCGTAGCGTAGTAGGTCGAGCCGTTGTTGGTACACTACTAGTTCCTGGGCTTGGAACTATTATAGGTGGGATGTCGGGGCTGAAGCAAAAGAAAAAAGGAGAGTTAAGAAATTTCTTGGTTATCAATTATTTAGACAAAACAGGAAACTTGTCCGGCGTCACATTTGAAAATCAGGTTAACTTGATACGCATGTCCAATTTTGTATTTGGGGTTAATCGAAGCTTGCGTAAGGGAACGATCGAATTATAGCTAACTTTGAAGTAGACTGCTACACAATTCGTTTTTTTGAAATCGAAGATTATTTGAGGGACGAAGTAGCTCTCTAACGCGAGCGAATCCTAGAAGAGATTCTAGAGGTTCGTTTTCTGTACCTTCCTAGCTCTTGTGAGTGAGCATATTGCGTTTATAGACAGTACAGGCGCAATAATGCTGATCCTGCTACTGCGGAACTGAGAACACCTCCCCCCCGTCTACTTGAAGATCCCAGGACGGCGCTTCCGGTGATGCATTGTCCAAACTGATATATTCCCTCCTGTGGTAATGTTTGGTACTATGTTGTTAAGCACATGAACTATTAGGAGGGGAAACGTTTTGAAGAAGAGTATCGTAACACTGGCGCTTGGTATCTTTATCGGGGTGGCGGCATCTTACGCAGGCCCGGCTGTTGCTGCAGTCAAGCAGTACATTTTGAACGAGGTTAACTATCCAGTCGTCGTAGACGGCGTGACTTACAAGGACAGCAAGAATCCGATCCTAAACTATAACGGATCGACATACATCCCGCTGGCGAAGATCGGCGATCTGACCGGGGTTCAGTACAAATGGAATGCCGACAAGAAGCAAGTAGAGATCAGCACCGGCGCGAAGACGACCAGCAGCAGCAGCACCGACGGGCCTGCTGGCCGCAAGAATGACAACCTGAAGCCGGACACTGAAGTTGAGATCGTGGAGCCTAAGATCAAGGGCTACAACGGCGTTAGTGATGAGGCGGATTTTAATTTTCATGTTGCGCAAGATTTTGACATACCGTCTCCGCCGTTGCTGAGTGAGGGCTGGGTATCCCAAGACTTAATTTATGAAGTGTATGAATATAGCCTTATGTATGATCCAGGTGTTGTTCATTTCCAGAGAGCTTATAAAGTTTACTTCACCTTTGAATTTCCAGAGGGGTGGTACGACAAAAAGGCGCAAAGCGAAACAGTAGTGAGCGGGGTTAGAGTAAAGAGGTACATGGATACGAATTATTACAACATAGCTGATTTGGAGAAGATTGGCGTCAAGAAGTGAGATATTGAAGGTATACCCTGAATATGGTATGCTTACAATAGAAATAAGGGGCGATTCGCCGTCGCCCCCTGCACAACATTTTTGGATGGGAAACCTCCAAGCATATGATTAGAGAATAACCCGTCATTGGCGCGAACCTGGGCGGGTTATTTTCGTATTCTCAGATAAGTAAGCAGCGCGAGCAAAAACATACCGAGCATGATCACTTCTGTCAACGAAAATTGCATGAGCATCACCTCCGATCTGGAGGCAATACTTTCCCACCCAAGTCATGTTGTACTGGATTAGTATACCAGAACTTAATAGATTGTTCCACAGAGTCGCTCAATATGAGTGGCTTATTTTAGTTTAAGGAGATGGGCAGATATGGCAGAAGATAAAAATCAGGAAGAATTACCCGATGAATATATTCGGTTAAGTTACGACAATGGGAGACAGAAAATTTATTTCCCGGTGCTTCCCGAATCCGTAGAAGTAAAGAAGAAAGGGCGCGGGGAAAAGTTTGATATTGTGGGGCTTGGCGAGGTCAATGTGATTCAGTCCCGCGAGCTCGCAGAAGTGAGCTTCTCAAGCTTTTTTCCTTTCTATGATGAAAAAAATAAGCCTCTGACTCGCCCGCCTTACGTTTCGGTTCCTTCTAAACAATGGTTGAAACCTCAAGACTATGTTGATTTGATTAATAAATGGCAGGAATCCAAATACCCGTGCCGTCTGCTGGTCAACACTCAGGGGCTGAAGTTCACAATCGCGGTCAGCATCGAGCAGTTCGACCGCCGCGAGGTGGCCGGGCACGACGGGGATGTCGAGTTTACGCTGACGTTCAAGGAGTATAAGTTCTATTCGGTGCGGAAGCTGGAGACCAAGACCGATCCGGAAACAGGCAAGACAACAGTCAAGGAACAGCCGCCGCAGCGTCCAGATGAGCGAGTTCCGCCGAAGACATACAAGCTGAAGAAGGGGGACAACCTGTGGAAAGTGGCGCGAAGTCAGCTAGGGGACGATACCCGGTGGCGGGAGATCATGCTGCTGAACAAGTTGACTGAGGCAGACTGCAAGAAGCTGCAGATCGGGCAAGTCTTAATACTGCCGGAGCGGAAATAGGAGAGGAGGAGATGAGCGGAATGCGTGACGGGTATAGCATGTCTCTTATAATGAATCAGATCCTAGCAATCTTCCATGAAGAGAAGGTTACCTTTGCAGAGGCGGAGAGCGTGCTTGAGCTCACCAAAGAAGAACTCAAGCACCTCCCGTTAGGAGAAACAAAATGAATGATTATTGACGATTTACTGTGATTTGCTTGGCAGTCTCGTCAATAATTACGTTCGAGTTGCCATAGGTCTGAACGAGGATGTTTCCTCTCACATCCTTGAGAAGCGCGACATCCCCTTTCGGGTCTCGAATCAAATACGAATCACCTTTTTCAGAAATGAAAACTTCTGAATTACCTTTGATATTCCAATCGTTCAGTTTTGGCACATGATCACCTCCTATTTA contains:
- a CDS encoding stalk domain-containing protein, with the translated sequence MKKSIVTLALGIFIGVAASYAGPAVAAVKQYILNEVNYPVVVDGVTYKDSKNPILNYNGSTYIPLAKIGDLTGVQYKWNADKKQVEISTGAKTTSSSSTDGPAGRKNDNLKPDTEVEIVEPKIKGYNGVSDEADFNFHVAQDFDIPSPPLLSEGWVSQDLIYEVYEYSLMYDPGVVHFQRAYKVYFTFEFPEGWYDKKAQSETVVSGVRVKRYMDTNYYNIADLEKIGVKK
- a CDS encoding phage tail tube protein, which gives rise to MSFLHARDTISGQEGKAFITLNNVVEELFYVKSLEASVEKDKQEIRTLGKRGVQHKATGWSGTGSMTIYYVTSYFRNLMYDYIQSGKDVYFDITVINEDPSSSIGKQEVVLMGCNLDSVIIAQLDTESSAMEEEVSFTFSDIFIKEPFKAPSTN
- a CDS encoding phage tail sheath family protein gives rise to the protein MAGGTWTSQNKVRPGVYINMNSAPQTLGTAGDRGITAIALQLPWGAAQQIVSITAGQDVRDVLGYDLTAPQLLLVREALKRAQTLLLYRLNTGTKATATHSGLTITAQHGGSRGNSLSIVIQASIDQPGKYEVYTLLDGVEVDKQIVGVVADLQPNAWVTFAGTADLEATAGVPLTGGADGTITNADHTAFLAALELHVFNTVALVSTDNALKAVYAAFVRRLREDEGAKVQAVLENYPTADYEGVISLKNGVILSDGTTLTAAQATAWVAGATAGAASNASLTYQAYDDAVDVATRYTNSQIEAALRAGEFVFTPNNNRAVVEQDINSLTSFTPDKARAFSKNRVIRVLDSIANDIKRIFETFYLGKLDNNPDGRSLLSNEIVNYLQNLQAIAAIQNFDPQMDVSVTQGTTSDSVYVEVSVQPVDAVEKVYMKVTVV
- a CDS encoding phage tail assembly chaperone translates to MSDLQAFFAQNAAVETTEEFIVSPRFKDKSGKPIPWKLRSMTQDENEEIRKSVTKRTKGKRGVYQTETDPHEYITRLTVASVVYPPLKDADLQKSYGVLGADKLLSKMLLPGEYSELVQRVQELNGFEQEMNELVDEVKN
- a CDS encoding LysM peptidoglycan-binding domain-containing protein; translated protein: MAEDKNQEELPDEYIRLSYDNGRQKIYFPVLPESVEVKKKGRGEKFDIVGLGEVNVIQSRELAEVSFSSFFPFYDEKNKPLTRPPYVSVPSKQWLKPQDYVDLINKWQESKYPCRLLVNTQGLKFTIAVSIEQFDRREVAGHDGDVEFTLTFKEYKFYSVRKLETKTDPETGKTTVKEQPPQRPDERVPPKTYKLKKGDNLWKVARSQLGDDTRWREIMLLNKLTEADCKKLQIGQVLILPERK
- a CDS encoding phage tail terminator family protein; amino-acid sequence: MDAAYPDVPIYSEEIKQGLDPPCFFVKLFPVAQERQQGRRYIRQHTFDIHYFPRGFDTGGAGAANEEMHWLSDTLYDVMEYIDCNGLIRGTGMRHEIVDGVLHFFVSYELHLLRQRPASPPMERMDMKQELKYERGG